The proteins below come from a single Epinephelus moara isolate mb chromosome 19, YSFRI_EMoa_1.0, whole genome shotgun sequence genomic window:
- the rps24 gene encoding 40S ribosomal protein S24 isoform X2, which translates to MNDTVTVRTRKFMTNRLLQRKQMVVDVLHPGKATVPKTEIREKLAKMYKTTPDVVFVFGFRTQFGGGKTTGFAMVYDSLDYAKKNEPKHRLARHGLYEKKKTSRKQRKERKNRMKKVRGVKKASVGAAGKK; encoded by the exons ATG AATGACACAGTGACAGTCAGGACACGCAAGTTTATGACGAACCGGCTGCTTCAGAGGAAGCAAATG GTCGTCGATGTCCTGCATCCCGGCAAGGCCACAGTCCCCAAgactgaaatcagggagaaactTGCCAAGATGTACAAGACCACCCCTGACGTTGTGTTCGTATTTGGCTTCAGGACTCAGTTTGGTGGCGGCAAGACCACAGGCTTTGCCATGGTGTACGACTCTCTAGACTACGCTAAGAAGAATGAGCCCAAACACAGACTGGCCAGA CATGGTCTCTATGAGAAAAAGAAGACCTCAAGGAAACAGCGCAAGGAACGCAAGAACAGAATGAAGAAAGTACGAGGCGTCAAGAA
- the rps24 gene encoding 40S ribosomal protein S24 isoform X1, whose translation MNDTVTVRTRKFMTNRLLQRKQMVVDVLHPGKATVPKTEIREKLAKMYKTTPDVVFVFGFRTQFGGGKTTGFAMVYDSLDYAKKNEPKHRLARHGLYEKKKTSRKQRKERKNRMKKVRGVKKASVGAAGKKK comes from the exons ATG AATGACACAGTGACAGTCAGGACACGCAAGTTTATGACGAACCGGCTGCTTCAGAGGAAGCAAATG GTCGTCGATGTCCTGCATCCCGGCAAGGCCACAGTCCCCAAgactgaaatcagggagaaactTGCCAAGATGTACAAGACCACCCCTGACGTTGTGTTCGTATTTGGCTTCAGGACTCAGTTTGGTGGCGGCAAGACCACAGGCTTTGCCATGGTGTACGACTCTCTAGACTACGCTAAGAAGAATGAGCCCAAACACAGACTGGCCAGA CATGGTCTCTATGAGAAAAAGAAGACCTCAAGGAAACAGCGCAAGGAACGCAAGAACAGAATGAAGAAAGTACGAGGCGTCAAGAA